One window of the Klebsiella sp. WP3-W18-ESBL-02 genome contains the following:
- the melR gene encoding transcriptional regulator MelR, producing the protein MSSEPIVFLPPDPHMCNGDEKQTRSPLSLYSEYQRLDVELRPPHAMPASHWHGQVEVNVPFDGDVEYLINNEVVQIKQGHITLFWACTPHQLTRPGSCKQMAIFSLPMHLFLSWPLDRELVNHVTHGMVIKSPATQQLSTFEVMRWQQEISSPNEQIRQLAIDEIALMLKRFSLSGWQPILLNKTSRTHKNSVSRHAQFYVSQMLGFIADNYDQALTINDVAEHVKLNANYAMGIFQRVMQLTLKQYITAMRINHVRALLSDTDKTIIDVAMTAGFRSSSRFYSTFSKFVGMSPQQYRKLSQQRRQMI; encoded by the coding sequence ATGAGCAGCGAACCGATAGTCTTTCTTCCTCCCGACCCGCACATGTGTAACGGCGATGAAAAACAGACCCGCAGCCCGCTGTCGCTTTACTCCGAATACCAGCGGCTGGACGTTGAGCTGCGCCCGCCTCACGCCATGCCCGCCAGCCACTGGCACGGGCAGGTTGAGGTCAACGTCCCGTTCGACGGCGATGTGGAATACCTGATTAACAACGAAGTGGTGCAGATAAAACAGGGGCACATCACCCTGTTCTGGGCCTGTACGCCGCACCAGCTAACCCGCCCCGGTAGCTGTAAACAGATGGCCATTTTCAGCCTGCCTATGCATCTGTTTCTCTCCTGGCCTTTGGACCGGGAACTGGTCAATCACGTGACGCATGGTATGGTGATTAAATCACCGGCTACCCAGCAGCTCAGCACTTTTGAAGTGATGCGCTGGCAGCAGGAAATCAGCAGCCCCAACGAGCAAATTCGCCAGCTGGCGATCGACGAAATCGCCCTGATGCTCAAACGCTTTAGCCTTTCCGGCTGGCAGCCGATCCTGCTGAACAAAACTTCACGCACCCACAAAAACAGCGTCTCGCGCCACGCGCAGTTTTATGTCAGCCAGATGCTGGGCTTTATTGCCGACAACTACGATCAGGCGCTGACGATCAACGACGTCGCCGAACACGTGAAGCTTAACGCTAACTACGCAATGGGCATCTTCCAACGCGTCATGCAGCTCACGCTGAAGCAATACATTACCGCCATGCGCATCAACCACGTGCGTGCGCTGCTCAGCGATACCGATAAAACCATTATCGACGTTGCCATGACCGCCGGGTTCCGCTCGAGCAGTCGTTTTTACAGTACCTTCAGTAAATTTGTCGGCATGTCGCCGCAGCAATACCGCAAGCTCAGCCAGCAGAGACGGCAAATGATCTGA
- the mfd gene encoding transcription-repair coupling factor has translation MPELARYALPTKPGDQRQLGELTGAACATLVADIAERHAGPVVLIAPDMQNALRLHDEIGQFTDSMVMNLADWETLPYDSFSPHQDIISSRLSTLYQLPTMQRGVLIVPVSTLMQRVCPHSFLHGHALVMKKGQRLSRDALRDQLDSAGYRHVDQVMEHGEFATRGALLDLYPMGSDRPYRLDFFDDEIDSLRVFDVDSQRTLEEVEAINLLPAHEFPTDKAAIELFRSAWRDKFDVKRDAEHIYQQVSKGTLPAGIEYWQPLFFSEPLPPLFSYFPANTLLVNTGDLEASAARFQADAQARFESRGVDPMRPLLPPAQLWLRTDELNSELKKWPRVQLKTDRLAEKAAHTNLGFQPLPDLSVQAQNKSPLDNLRKFIESFGGSVVFSVESEGRREALGELLARIKLSPKRIQRLDEASGKGHYLMIGAAEHGFIDTQANLALVCESDLLGERVARRRQDARRTINPDTLIRNLAELHVGQPVVHLEHGVGRYAGMTTLEAGGITAEYLMLTYANDAKLYVPVSSLHLISRYAGGAEENAPLHKLGGDAWTRARQKAAEKVRDVAAELLDIYAQRAAKEGFAFKHDREQYQLFCDSFPFETTPDQAQAINAVLSDMCQPLAMDRLVCGDVGFGKTEVAMRAAFLAVENHKQVAVLVPTTLLAQQHYDNFRDRFANWPVRIEMLSRFRSAKEQTQILAEAAEGKIDILIGTHKLLQSDVKLRDLGLLIVDEEHRFGVRHKERIKAMRADVDILTLTATPIPRTLNMAMSGMRDLSIIATPPARRLAVKTFVREYDSLVVREAILRETLRGGQVYYLYNDVENIQKAADRLSELVPEARIAIGHGQMRERELERVMNDFHHQRFNVLVCTTIIETGIDIPTANTIIIERADHFGLAQLHQLRGRVGRSHHQAYAWLLTPHPKAMTTDAQKRLEAIASLEDLGAGFALATHDLEIRGAGELLGEDQSGSMETIGFSLYMELLENAVDALKEGREPSLEDLTSQQTEVELRMPSLLPDDFIPDVNTRLSFYKRIASAKGENELDEIKVELIDRFGLLPDAARNLLDIARLRQQAQKLGIRKLEGNEKGGVIEFAEKNHVNPTWLIGLLQKQPQHFRLDGPTRLKFFQELGDRKTRMDWVRQFMRQLEENALA, from the coding sequence ATGCCTGAACTTGCTCGTTATGCCCTACCGACAAAACCTGGCGACCAGCGCCAGCTTGGCGAACTGACCGGCGCGGCCTGTGCGACGCTGGTGGCAGATATTGCCGAACGCCACGCGGGGCCGGTGGTGCTCATCGCCCCGGATATGCAAAACGCTCTGCGCCTGCACGATGAAATCGGCCAGTTTACCGACAGCATGGTGATGAACCTTGCCGACTGGGAAACCCTGCCCTACGATAGCTTCTCGCCGCATCAGGATATTATTTCCTCGCGCCTGTCGACGCTGTACCAGCTGCCGACCATGCAGCGCGGTGTACTGATTGTGCCGGTCAGCACGCTGATGCAGCGGGTATGCCCGCACAGCTTCCTGCACGGCCACGCGCTGGTGATGAAAAAAGGCCAGCGCCTGTCGCGCGACGCCCTGCGCGACCAGCTAGACAGCGCGGGTTACCGTCACGTTGATCAGGTTATGGAACACGGCGAATTCGCTACCCGCGGCGCGCTGCTCGACCTCTACCCGATGGGCAGCGACCGACCCTATCGTCTCGATTTCTTCGACGATGAAATTGACAGCCTGCGCGTGTTTGACGTCGACAGCCAGCGCACCCTGGAAGAGGTTGAGGCCATCAACCTGCTGCCCGCGCACGAATTTCCCACCGACAAAGCGGCTATTGAGCTGTTCCGCAGCGCGTGGCGCGACAAGTTCGATGTCAAACGCGATGCCGAGCATATCTACCAGCAGGTCAGCAAAGGCACCCTGCCCGCCGGGATCGAATACTGGCAGCCGCTGTTCTTCAGCGAGCCGCTGCCGCCGCTGTTTAGCTATTTCCCCGCCAACACGCTGTTGGTCAATACCGGAGATCTGGAAGCCAGCGCGGCGCGTTTCCAGGCCGATGCGCAGGCGCGTTTTGAAAGCCGCGGCGTTGACCCGATGCGCCCGCTGCTGCCGCCTGCCCAGCTTTGGCTGCGCACCGACGAGCTGAACAGCGAACTCAAAAAATGGCCGCGCGTCCAGCTGAAGACCGACCGTCTGGCCGAGAAAGCGGCCCACACGAACCTGGGGTTCCAGCCGCTGCCGGACCTTTCCGTGCAGGCGCAGAATAAATCGCCGCTGGATAACCTGCGCAAATTTATTGAGTCCTTTGGCGGCTCAGTGGTGTTCTCGGTAGAGAGCGAAGGCCGCCGCGAGGCGCTGGGCGAGCTGCTGGCGCGCATTAAGCTGTCGCCTAAGCGTATTCAGCGGCTGGATGAGGCCAGCGGCAAAGGTCACTATCTGATGATTGGCGCGGCCGAGCACGGTTTTATCGACACTCAGGCCAATCTGGCGCTGGTCTGCGAGAGCGATCTGCTGGGCGAGCGCGTGGCCCGTCGTCGTCAGGACGCACGGCGTACCATCAACCCGGATACCCTGATTCGTAACCTGGCGGAGCTGCACGTTGGCCAGCCGGTGGTGCATCTGGAGCACGGAGTCGGCCGCTATGCCGGAATGACTACGCTGGAAGCGGGCGGCATTACCGCCGAGTATCTGATGCTCACCTACGCGAACGACGCCAAACTGTATGTGCCGGTGTCGTCCCTGCATCTGATCAGCCGCTATGCAGGTGGGGCCGAAGAGAACGCACCGTTGCACAAACTGGGCGGCGATGCCTGGACCCGCGCGCGACAGAAAGCCGCCGAGAAGGTGCGCGATGTCGCAGCAGAACTGCTGGATATTTACGCGCAGCGGGCGGCAAAAGAAGGCTTCGCCTTCAAACATGACCGCGAGCAGTACCAGCTGTTCTGCGACAGCTTCCCGTTCGAAACCACGCCGGACCAGGCGCAGGCGATTAACGCCGTGCTCAGCGATATGTGCCAGCCGCTGGCGATGGACCGACTGGTGTGCGGCGACGTCGGCTTTGGTAAAACCGAAGTCGCCATGCGCGCCGCTTTCCTCGCGGTAGAGAACCACAAGCAGGTGGCAGTGCTGGTACCGACCACCCTGCTGGCTCAGCAGCACTACGATAACTTCCGCGACCGCTTCGCCAACTGGCCGGTGCGTATTGAAATGCTCTCGCGTTTTCGCAGCGCCAAAGAGCAAACACAGATCCTTGCCGAAGCCGCTGAAGGCAAAATTGACATTCTCATCGGCACCCATAAGCTGCTGCAAAGCGACGTCAAGCTGCGCGACCTGGGCCTGTTGATTGTCGATGAAGAACACCGCTTCGGCGTGCGCCATAAAGAGCGCATTAAGGCGATGCGTGCCGACGTCGATATACTGACCCTGACCGCCACCCCGATCCCGCGAACCCTGAATATGGCGATGAGCGGGATGCGCGATCTGTCCATTATTGCCACCCCGCCCGCCCGACGTCTGGCGGTGAAAACCTTCGTGCGCGAGTACGATAGCCTTGTCGTACGCGAAGCGATTCTGCGTGAAACCCTGCGCGGCGGCCAGGTGTACTATCTGTACAATGACGTCGAGAATATCCAGAAAGCGGCCGACCGGCTGTCTGAGCTGGTGCCCGAAGCGCGTATCGCCATCGGTCACGGCCAGATGCGCGAACGCGAGCTGGAACGGGTGATGAACGATTTCCACCACCAGCGTTTCAACGTGCTGGTGTGTACCACCATCATCGAAACCGGTATCGACATTCCGACCGCCAACACCATTATCATCGAGCGAGCGGACCACTTCGGCTTAGCGCAGCTACACCAGCTGCGCGGCCGCGTCGGTCGGTCGCATCACCAGGCCTACGCCTGGCTGCTGACGCCGCATCCGAAAGCGATGACCACCGATGCGCAAAAACGCCTGGAAGCCATTGCGTCACTGGAAGACCTCGGTGCGGGCTTTGCGCTGGCGACCCACGACCTCGAGATTCGCGGTGCGGGCGAACTGCTCGGCGAAGACCAAAGTGGTTCCATGGAGACCATCGGCTTCTCGCTGTATATGGAGCTACTGGAAAACGCCGTCGATGCGCTCAAAGAAGGTCGCGAGCCGTCGCTGGAGGATTTAACCAGCCAGCAAACCGAAGTCGAGCTGCGCATGCCGTCGCTGCTGCCGGACGATTTTATCCCGGACGTCAACACGCGCCTGTCGTTCTACAAGCGTATCGCTAGCGCGAAGGGCGAAAACGAGCTGGATGAAATCAAGGTTGAGCTGATTGATCGCTTCGGCCTGCTGCCGGACGCCGCGCGTAACCTGCTGGATATTGCCCGTCTGCGTCAGCAGGCGCAGAAGCTGGGCATTCGCAAGCTGGAGGGCAACGAGAAAGGTGGGGTTATCGAGTTCGCCGAGAAGAACCACGTTAACCCGACGTGGCTGATTGGCCTGCTACAGAAGCAGCCGCAGCACTTCCGTCTCGACGGCCCGACGCGTCTGAAGTTCTTCCAGGAGCTCGGCGATCGTAAAACACGCATGGACTGGGTACGCCAGTTTATGCGTCAGCTTGAAGAGAACGCGCTCGCCTGA
- the fhuE gene encoding ferric-rhodotorulic acid/ferric-coprogen receptor FhuE, whose amino-acid sequence MSFISTTRDNRAALTLVAMGIALALYPGLGIAASSGEDTIVVDGSADSSAANDQQDYSVKSTTAGTKMQMVQRDIPQSVSIVNEQRMQDQQLQTLGDVMNNTLGITSSQADSDRTSYFSRGFQIDNYMVDGIPTYFESRWNLGDALSDTALFERVEVVRGANGLMTGTGNPSASINMIRKHATSQEFKGNLSAEYGSWNKQRYVADLQSPLTDDGKVRARIVAGYQNNDSWLDRYNNEKTFFSGILDADLGDTTRLSVGYEYQQINVNSPTWGGLPRWNTDGSTNHYDRAHSTSPDWAYNDKDINKVFMTLTQRFADTWQATLNATHSEVKFDSKMMYIDAYVNKADGTLVGPYGSYGPDYEYVGGTGWNSGKRKVDALDLYADGSYDLFGRQHNLMLGGSYSKQNNRYFSSWDNVFPDAIGNFDNFNSASFPETNWSPQSLAQDDTTRMKSLYAATRITLADPLHLIVGARYTNWSVNTLSYSMEQNHTTPYAGLVYDINDNWSTYASYTSIFQPQKDKDSSGKYLKPITGNNYEVGLKSDWMDSRLTTTLAVFRIEQDNLAQSTGVPIAGSNGETAYTTADGTVSKGVEFEINGALTDNWQMTFGATRYVATDNQGQAVNPNLPRTTVKLFTHYRLPAMPELTVGGGVNWQNRVYKDTATAYGTFRAEQGSYALVDLFTRYQVTKNFAIQGNLNNLFDKTYDTNIDGSIVYGEPRNVSVTASYQF is encoded by the coding sequence ATGTCTTTCATTTCCACTACCCGGGATAACCGTGCCGCCCTCACTCTCGTGGCTATGGGCATTGCGCTGGCGCTCTACCCAGGCCTCGGCATTGCTGCCAGCAGCGGCGAAGACACCATCGTCGTCGATGGTTCGGCCGACAGCAGTGCTGCCAACGACCAGCAGGACTACAGCGTAAAATCCACCACCGCTGGCACCAAAATGCAGATGGTTCAGCGCGATATCCCGCAGTCGGTCAGCATTGTGAACGAGCAGCGTATGCAGGATCAGCAGCTGCAAACGCTCGGCGACGTCATGAATAATACCCTCGGCATTACCAGCAGCCAGGCCGACTCCGATCGCACCAGCTATTTCTCACGCGGCTTTCAAATCGATAACTATATGGTCGACGGTATCCCGACCTATTTTGAATCGCGCTGGAACCTGGGCGATGCGCTTTCCGATACCGCGCTGTTTGAACGCGTGGAAGTGGTACGCGGGGCAAATGGCCTGATGACGGGGACTGGGAACCCTTCCGCCTCCATTAACATGATCCGTAAACATGCCACCAGCCAGGAGTTCAAAGGCAACCTTTCCGCTGAGTACGGTAGCTGGAATAAACAACGCTATGTTGCCGACCTGCAAAGCCCGTTGACCGATGACGGTAAAGTGCGCGCGCGTATCGTTGCAGGCTATCAGAACAATGATTCCTGGCTTGACCGCTACAATAACGAAAAGACCTTCTTCTCAGGCATTCTGGATGCGGATCTCGGCGACACCACCCGCCTCTCCGTTGGTTATGAATACCAGCAAATCAATGTCAACAGCCCTACCTGGGGCGGTTTACCACGTTGGAATACCGACGGCAGTACCAACCATTACGATCGCGCGCACAGCACCTCGCCGGACTGGGCCTATAACGATAAAGACATCAATAAAGTCTTCATGACGCTGACGCAGCGCTTTGCCGATACCTGGCAGGCGACGCTGAATGCCACCCATTCAGAGGTGAAGTTCGACAGTAAAATGATGTACATCGACGCCTATGTTAACAAGGCGGATGGAACATTAGTTGGCCCGTACGGCAGCTACGGTCCGGATTATGAATACGTTGGCGGGACGGGCTGGAACAGCGGTAAGCGTAAAGTTGATGCGTTAGATCTTTATGCAGACGGGAGCTATGACCTGTTCGGCCGCCAGCATAACCTGATGCTGGGCGGTAGCTACAGCAAGCAGAACAATCGCTATTTCAGCTCCTGGGATAACGTTTTCCCGGATGCAATCGGCAACTTTGATAACTTCAATAGCGCCAGTTTCCCGGAAACCAACTGGTCCCCACAGAGCCTCGCGCAGGACGATACCACGCGCATGAAGTCGCTGTATGCGGCTACGCGCATCACGCTCGCAGACCCGCTTCATCTGATCGTTGGGGCACGTTATACCAACTGGAGCGTTAACACGCTGTCCTACAGCATGGAACAGAACCACACGACGCCGTACGCGGGGCTGGTTTACGACATCAACGATAACTGGTCTACCTACGCCAGCTATACCTCCATCTTCCAGCCGCAAAAGGACAAAGACAGTTCCGGCAAATATCTGAAGCCCATTACCGGCAACAACTATGAAGTCGGCCTGAAATCCGACTGGATGGACAGCCGCCTGACCACCACGCTTGCCGTGTTCCGCATTGAGCAGGATAACCTGGCGCAGTCTACCGGGGTACCGATCGCCGGCAGCAACGGCGAAACGGCCTACACCACCGCCGACGGCACCGTCAGCAAAGGCGTTGAATTTGAAATTAACGGTGCGCTGACTGACAACTGGCAGATGACCTTTGGCGCCACCCGCTATGTTGCCACCGACAATCAAGGTCAAGCGGTTAACCCGAACCTGCCGCGCACCACCGTGAAGCTGTTCACCCACTATCGCCTGCCTGCAATGCCCGAACTGACCGTTGGCGGCGGCGTGAACTGGCAGAACCGCGTCTACAAAGATACCGCCACCGCATACGGAACGTTCCGAGCAGAACAAGGCAGCTACGCGCTGGTGGATTTATTCACCCGTTATCAGGTCACCAAAAACTTCGCTATTCAGGGCAACCTGAACAACCTGTTTGATAAAACCTACGACACCAATATTGATGGTTCAATCGTGTACGGTGAACCGCGTAACGTGAGCGTGACCGCGAGCTATCAGTTCTGA
- the ptsG gene encoding PTS glucose transporter subunit IIBC translates to MFKNAFANLQKVGKSLMLPVSVLPIAGILLGVGSANFSWLPAVVSHVMAEAGGSVFANMPLIFAIGVALGFTNNDGVSALASVVAYGIMVKTMAVVAPLVLHLPAEEITAKHLADTGVLGGIISGAIAAYMFNRFYRIKLPEYLGFFAGKRFVPIISGLAAIFTGVILSFIWPPIGTAIQTFSQWAAYQNPVVAFGIYGFIERCLVPFGLHHIWNVPFQMQIGEFTNAAGQVFHGDIPRYMAGDPTAGKLSGGFLFKMYGLPAAAIAIWHSAKPENRAKVGGIMISAALTSFLTGITEPIEFSFMFVAPILYVIHAILAGLAFPICILLGMRDGTSFSHGLIDFIVLSGNSSKLWLFPIVGICYAIVYYVIFRVLIKALDLKTPGREDTTEETKAGATSEMAPALIAAFGGKENITNLDACITRLRVSVADVAKVDQAGLKKLGAAGVVVAGSGVQAIFGTKSDNLKTEMDDYIRNN, encoded by the coding sequence ATGTTTAAGAATGCATTTGCTAACCTGCAGAAGGTCGGTAAATCGCTGATGCTGCCGGTATCCGTACTGCCTATCGCAGGTATTCTGCTGGGCGTCGGTTCCGCAAACTTCAGCTGGCTGCCAGCCGTCGTTTCCCATGTTATGGCAGAAGCAGGCGGTTCTGTTTTTGCTAACATGCCGCTTATCTTCGCTATTGGTGTCGCATTAGGCTTCACCAATAACGACGGTGTTTCCGCGCTGGCGTCCGTCGTCGCTTACGGCATCATGGTGAAAACCATGGCCGTGGTCGCGCCGCTGGTACTGCACTTACCGGCTGAAGAGATTACCGCGAAACACCTGGCTGATACCGGCGTGCTCGGCGGGATCATCTCCGGTGCGATTGCCGCGTACATGTTCAATCGCTTCTACCGTATCAAGCTGCCGGAATACCTGGGCTTCTTCGCGGGCAAGCGTTTTGTTCCGATCATTTCAGGTCTGGCCGCCATCTTTACCGGTGTGATCCTGTCCTTCATTTGGCCGCCAATCGGTACCGCCATTCAGACCTTCTCTCAGTGGGCTGCTTACCAGAACCCGGTTGTGGCGTTCGGTATTTACGGCTTCATCGAGCGTTGCCTGGTGCCGTTCGGTCTGCACCACATCTGGAACGTTCCTTTCCAGATGCAGATCGGCGAATTCACCAACGCAGCGGGTCAGGTCTTCCATGGCGATATTCCTCGTTACATGGCAGGCGACCCGACCGCGGGCAAACTGTCCGGCGGTTTCCTGTTCAAAATGTACGGCCTGCCGGCTGCTGCGATTGCAATCTGGCACTCTGCTAAACCAGAGAACCGTGCAAAAGTGGGCGGTATCATGATCTCCGCTGCGCTGACCTCGTTCCTGACCGGTATCACCGAGCCGATCGAGTTCTCCTTCATGTTCGTAGCGCCGATTCTGTACGTTATCCACGCGATTCTGGCGGGTCTGGCATTCCCGATCTGTATCCTGCTGGGTATGCGTGACGGGACGTCGTTCTCTCACGGCCTGATCGACTTTATCGTCCTGTCTGGTAACAGCAGCAAACTGTGGCTGTTCCCGATTGTCGGTATCTGCTATGCGATCGTGTACTACGTCATCTTCCGCGTGCTGATTAAAGCACTGGATCTGAAGACGCCGGGCCGCGAAGACACCACTGAAGAAACCAAAGCGGGCGCAACCAGTGAAATGGCTCCGGCGCTGATTGCAGCCTTCGGCGGTAAAGAAAACATCACGAACCTTGACGCCTGTATCACTCGTCTGCGCGTGAGCGTAGCCGACGTCGCGAAAGTGGATCAGGCTGGCCTGAAGAAACTGGGCGCTGCGGGTGTGGTGGTTGCAGGTTCCGGCGTTCAGGCTATTTTCGGTACCAAATCCGATAACCTGAAAACCGAGATGGACGACTATATTCGTAATAACTAA
- a CDS encoding metal-dependent hydrolase, which produces MFLVDSHCHLDGLDYQSLHKDVDDVMAKAAARDVRFALAVATTLPGYRHMRELVGARPEVVFSCGVHPLNQDEAYDVEELRRFAAEEGVVAMGETGLDYFYTPETKAQQQLSFRQHIQIGRELNKPVIVHTRDARADTLAILREEKVTDCGGVLHCFTEDAETAGKLLDMGFYISFSGIVTFRNAEQLREAARYVPLDRLLVETDSPYLAPVPHRGKENQPAMVRDVAEYMAVLKGVSVEQLAEQTTENFSTLFHIDPARLQSA; this is translated from the coding sequence ATGTTTTTAGTCGACTCGCACTGCCATCTTGATGGCCTTGATTATCAATCCCTGCACAAAGACGTAGACGACGTGATGGCGAAAGCCGCCGCGCGTGACGTCCGTTTTGCTCTGGCGGTGGCCACCACGCTGCCGGGCTACCGTCATATGCGCGAGCTGGTGGGCGCGCGCCCGGAGGTGGTGTTCTCCTGCGGCGTACACCCGCTCAACCAGGACGAAGCCTACGATGTTGAAGAGCTTCGCCGTTTCGCGGCGGAGGAGGGCGTCGTGGCCATGGGTGAAACGGGCCTGGACTACTTCTATACGCCGGAAACCAAAGCGCAGCAGCAGCTGTCGTTTCGCCAGCATATTCAGATTGGTCGTGAACTGAACAAACCGGTTATCGTCCATACCCGTGACGCCCGGGCCGATACGCTGGCGATTCTGCGGGAAGAAAAAGTGACGGATTGCGGCGGTGTACTACACTGTTTCACTGAAGACGCGGAGACGGCGGGTAAGCTGCTGGATATGGGGTTCTATATTTCATTTTCCGGGATTGTGACCTTCCGTAATGCTGAACAGCTTCGCGAGGCCGCGCGCTATGTGCCGCTGGATCGTCTGCTGGTAGAGACCGATTCACCTTATCTGGCGCCGGTACCGCATCGTGGCAAAGAGAACCAGCCGGCCATGGTTCGTGACGTCGCCGAATATATGGCGGTGCTGAAGGGCGTAAGCGTTGAACAGCTGGCCGAACAGACCACCGAAAACTTCTCTACGCTCTTCCATATCGACCCCGCCCGCCTGCAATCTGCCTGA
- the holB gene encoding DNA polymerase III subunit delta' yields MKWYPWLRPPFEQLVTSYQAGRGHHALLVQARSGMGADSLVYAITRFLMCQTPDGHKSCGHCHSCQLMQAGTHPDYYALQPEKGKSTLGIDAVREVSEKLYEHARLGGAKVVWIADAALLTEAAANALLKTLEEPPKNTWFFLACQEPARLLATLRSRCRFYHLAPPGEGYALAWLEREISASRETLLSALRLSDHAPAAALELLAPDTWAAREKLCQALSATIDSGDWLAFLPSLNHDSVVQRLHWFSSLLLDALKHQQRITRLTNADCPALVHQLAQTLSGARLQAIAADACTCREQLQSVTGLNRELILTERLLRWEQYLQPGAVLPVSHL; encoded by the coding sequence ATGAAATGGTATCCGTGGTTACGCCCGCCGTTTGAACAGCTCGTCACGAGCTATCAGGCCGGACGTGGTCACCATGCGCTGCTGGTTCAGGCGCGCAGCGGAATGGGGGCTGACTCTCTGGTCTATGCTATCACCCGCTTCCTGATGTGCCAGACGCCGGACGGTCATAAAAGCTGCGGCCACTGCCACAGCTGCCAGCTGATGCAGGCCGGTACGCACCCGGATTACTATGCGCTACAGCCTGAGAAAGGCAAAAGTACGCTGGGGATTGATGCGGTGCGCGAGGTCAGCGAAAAGCTGTACGAGCACGCGCGTCTCGGTGGCGCTAAAGTGGTGTGGATAGCCGATGCGGCGCTGTTGACCGAGGCTGCCGCTAACGCGTTACTGAAAACGCTGGAAGAGCCGCCGAAGAATACCTGGTTCTTTCTGGCCTGTCAGGAGCCCGCGCGGCTGCTGGCTACGTTGCGCAGCCGCTGCCGTTTTTACCATCTGGCTCCGCCGGGTGAAGGGTACGCGCTGGCGTGGCTTGAGCGTGAAATCAGTGCGTCGCGTGAGACGCTGCTGAGCGCGCTGCGCCTGTCCGATCACGCGCCCGCTGCGGCGCTGGAACTGCTTGCCCCCGATACCTGGGCGGCACGGGAAAAATTATGTCAGGCGCTGAGTGCCACGATCGACAGCGGCGACTGGCTGGCATTTTTGCCGTCGCTGAACCATGATTCAGTCGTACAGCGTTTACATTGGTTTTCATCGCTGCTGCTGGATGCCCTTAAGCATCAGCAGCGGATTACGCGCCTGACCAATGCCGACTGTCCGGCGCTGGTTCACCAGCTGGCGCAGACGCTGTCCGGCGCTCGCCTGCAGGCGATTGCCGCCGATGCCTGCACCTGCCGTGAGCAGCTGCAAAGCGTGACCGGGCTGAACCGCGAATTAATCCTCACCGAGCGCCTGCTGCGCTGGGAACAGTATTTGCAACCTGGTGCGGTACTGCCAGTATCTCACCTCTAA
- the tmk gene encoding dTMP kinase — translation MRSNYIVIEGLEGAGKTTARDVVVDTLRGLGVNDLLFTREPGGTVLAEKLRSLVLDIKSVGDEVITDKAEVLMFYAARVQLVETVIKPALSSGQWVIGDRHDLSTQAYQGGGRGIDRHLLSTLRDAVLGDFRPDLTIYLDVTPEVGLKRARARGDLDRIEQESLNFFNRTRARYLELAAADDSILTIDATQPLDNVMSDIRAAVTAWVVEQQA, via the coding sequence ATGCGCAGTAATTACATCGTCATTGAAGGACTGGAAGGGGCCGGGAAAACCACCGCACGGGATGTCGTCGTTGACACGTTGCGCGGCCTCGGCGTCAACGATCTGCTGTTTACCCGCGAGCCGGGTGGCACCGTGCTGGCAGAGAAGCTGCGCAGCCTGGTTCTGGATATCAAATCAGTCGGCGACGAAGTCATTACTGATAAGGCCGAAGTGCTGATGTTCTACGCCGCGCGCGTGCAGCTGGTTGAAACGGTGATTAAACCGGCGCTGTCAAGCGGGCAGTGGGTGATTGGCGACCGCCACGATCTTTCAACCCAGGCCTACCAGGGCGGCGGGCGCGGTATCGATCGCCATTTGCTGTCGACGCTGCGTGATGCGGTGCTCGGTGACTTCCGTCCTGACCTGACGATTTACCTTGATGTGACGCCGGAAGTTGGCCTTAAGCGCGCCCGCGCGCGCGGCGATCTTGACCGCATTGAGCAAGAGTCGCTGAACTTCTTTAACCGCACCCGCGCGCGCTACCTTGAACTGGCTGCGGCGGATGACAGTATTCTCACCATTGATGCCACCCAGCCGCTGGACAACGTGATGAGCGATATCCGTGCGGCGGTGACCGCGTGGGTGGTGGAGCAACAGGCATGA